One stretch of Malus domestica chromosome 14, GDT2T_hap1 DNA includes these proteins:
- the LOC103424291 gene encoding E3 ubiquitin-protein ligase PUB23-like, translating to MDQEIDVPSFFLCPISLEIMKDPVTISTGITYDRESIEKWLFSSKNKTCPVTKQVVSEDSDITPNHTLRRLLQAWCTMNASHGIERIPTPKPPVNKSQIAKLLRDAKKSPNGLAKCLRELRSISSDSEANKKSIEAAGAGEFLASTIINNIKNDRENVENEEALTILHNLNLSEDVLKTLIGKEGEFVEALIKLMQRGSYESRAYAVMLLRSIFEVADSTRMANVKPEFFAEVVQVLNDQISQQASKATLQLLIKLCPWGRNRIKAIEAGAVMVLIELLLDTSSDRRTVEMTLMVLDMICGCAEGRAELLNHGAGLAVVSKKIMRVSKVASERAVRILFSICKFSATSSVLQEMMQLGVVAKLCLVLQVDSGSKTKDKAREVLKLHGRTWKNSTCIPSNLVSSYPS from the coding sequence ATGGACCAAGAAATCGACGTTCCCTCGTTTTTTCTCTGCCCCATTTCTCTAGAAATCATGAAGGATCCCGTCACAATCTCTACCGGGATCACATACGATCGGGAGAGCATAGAGAAATGGTTGTTCTCGAGCAAGAACAAGACTTGTCCCGTTACCAAACAAGTGGTTTCGGAGGATTCCGACATAACTCCAAATCATACTCTTCGCCGGTTGCTCCAAGCTTGGTGCACAATGAACGCTTCTCATGGCATCGAAAGGATCCCAACTCCAAAGCCGCCCGTCAACAAATCCCAGATCGCCAAGCTCCTCCGAGACGCCAAAAAGTCTCCAAACGGTCTGGCAAAATGCCTCCGCGAGCTTCGATCCATTTCGTCAGACAGCGAAGCCAACAAGAAAAGCATCGAAGCCGCCGGTGCAGGCGAGTTCCTTGCTTCAACGATAATCAACAACATCAAGAACGACAGAGAAAATGTCGAAAACGAAGAAGCTTTGACCATCCTCCATAACCTAAATCTCAGCGAAGATGTTCTCAAAACCCTAATAGGCAAAGAGGGTGAGTTTGTTGAGGCCTTGATCAAACTCATGCAACGTGGGAGCTACGAGTCTCGAGCGTACGCTGTGATGTTGTTGAGATCAATTTTTGAGGTTGCTGATTCGACGAGGATGGCAAACGTAAAACCCGAATTTTTCGCCGAAGTTGTTCAGGTCTTAAATGATCAGATCTCACAACAGGCCTCAAAAGCCACATTGCAACTGTTGATCAAGCTCTGTCCGTGGGGACGTAACAGAATCAAAGCCATTGAAGCAGGGGCGGTTATGGTCTTGATTGAGCTTCTTTTGGATACTTCGTCTGATAGGAGAACCGTGGAAATGACACTCATGGTGCTTGACATGATATGCGGCTGCGCAGAAGGCCGCGCAGAACTGCTGAACCATGGCGCAGGGCTCGCTGTGGTGTCTAAGAAGATAATGAGGGTCTCGAAGGTGGCCAGCGAGAGGGCAGTAAGGATTTTGTTCTCCATTTGCAAGTTTTCAGCGACGTCGAGTGTTttgcaggagatgatgcaattgGGTGTTGTGGCGAAGCTGTGCTTAGTTCTTCAAGTGGATAGTGGGAGCAAGACCAAGGATAAGGCTAGAGAGGTCTTAAAATTGCATGGAAGGACATGGAAGAATTCTACTTGTATACCAAGCAATTTGGTTTCTTCTTATCCATCTTGA
- the LOC103454234 gene encoding dof zinc finger protein DOF3.5-like: MERAGWKLNDDHHHISPNCPRCGCSNTKFCYYNNYSLTQPRYFCKGCRRYWTKGGSLRNVPVGGGCRKNRRGSKSLRLSTTTTTTTTQGHAQHNANKSSANTYEGAHNSYGTNMLGDSTSSSMTQDGSHIDLALVYANFLNQKPDNSDSTTGSDHQLPELPSEFNPAALHFSSMALNRNNASSDNTSTQLMGDHHHQNGLVGSLGCHTTLSQGHLSTENCSIHDRMYFGALDPLIHHPEKYRHHQDTSEVVQYANDFGLPPLPGQEALWSTTSQMMDSGSHTMQAPTSLLGPEPHDPNLLMGGWSPFDLPCNETFSRST; the protein is encoded by the coding sequence ATGGAGAGAGCAGGATGGAAACTAAACGATGATCATCATCACATATCTCCCAATTGTCCCAGGTGTGGTTGTTCCAACACCAAATTTTGTTACTACAACAACTATAGTTTAACTCAGCCAAGGTACTTTTGCAAGGGCTGTAGGAGGTACTGGACCAAAGGTGGATCCCTCAGGAACGTCCCTGTCGGAGGCGGCTGCCGCAAGAATAGAAGAGGGTCCAAGTCTTTAAGgctatccaccaccaccaccaccaccaccacacaaGGTCACGCACAGCACAACGCTAATAAGAGTAGTGCCAATACTTATGAGGGTGCTCATAATTCCTACGGCACCAACATGTTGGGTGATTCCACAAGTTCCTCGATGACTCAAGATGGGTCACATATTGATCTTGCACTTGTTTATGCAAATTTCTTGAACCAGAAGCCAGATAATTCAGATAGTACTACTGGATCTGATCATCAACTACCAGAATTGCCTAGCGAATTCAACCCGGCGGCTTTACATTTTTCAAGCATGGCGTTGAACAGGAACAATGCAAGCTCAGACAACACTAGTACTCAGTTAATGggtgatcatcatcatcaaaatggTCTTGTTGGGTCACTTGGATGTCACACTACTCTATCTCAAGGTCACTTGTCCACTGAAAATTGTAGCATCCATGACCGCATGTACTTTGGTGCATTAGACCCATTAATTCATCATCCAGAGAAGTATCGTCATCATCAAGATACAAGTGAAGTAGTACAATATGCAAACGATTTCGGGTTGCCGCCATTGCCAGGCCAAGAGGCATTGTGGTCTACTACTTCTCAAATGATGGATAGTGGTAGTCATACAATGCAGGCTCCTACATCGCTATTAGGACCAGAACCTCATGATCCAAACTTGTTAATGGGTGGTTGGAGTCCGTTTGACTTGCCATGTAATGAAACTTTCTCCAGGAGTACATGA